CCATCGCATTAAGGCGGTCGGGGGGAACTGGTCGGCTCAGGCTGTGGCGATCACCATGGCTGACAGCAAGCTCGATCAACAGGCCGTCGATGAACAGTGGCTTCAGCGCTTTGACATGTTCGATTGGGTCGGAGGCCGCACCAGCATCACCAGTGCTGTTGGTCTGGTTTCGGGAGCTTTGATCGGATCTGATATCCGCAGTTTCCTGGCCGGTGCGTCTCAGATGGACGAAGCTACTCGTGAAAGTGATGTGCGGCGCAACCCTGCAGCACTGATGGCAGCAGCCTGGTACTCGGCCGGGGAAGGCAAGGGCAAGCGCGACATGGTCGTGCTCCCCTATCGCGATCGTCTGGAGGTGTTCAGTCGTTACCTGCAGCAGCTGGTGATGGAGTCTCTCGGTAAGCGACTCGATCGCAATGGTGATGTGGTCCATCAGGGCATTGCTGTTTATGGCAACAAGGGGTCAACGGACCAACACGCCTACGTTCAGCAATTGAGAGATGGTGTCGACAATTTTTTCGTGACATTCATCGAAGTGCTTCGTGATGTTGAGGACATCCCCGAGATCAATGGAGAGAGGCCTGGAGACTTTCTCGATGGATTCCTTCAGGGAACCCGCTCGGCCCTGACTGAAGGTGGACGGCAGAGCTTGAGTATCAGCATGCGTCAATTCGATGCTCGCCGACTTGGTGCTCTGATTGCACTTTTTGAGCGTGCCGTGGGCTTCTACGGAGAACTGGTCAACATCAATGCTTATCACCAGCCCGGAGTAGAGGCCGGCAAGAAGGCCGCAGCGGCGATCCTCAAACTCCAGCTCCAGGTGGAGGAAGTACTCAGCGATGGCGTGTCTCGCTCAGTTGTGGAGATCCAACAGGCCATCGGTGAAGGATCGGTTGAAGCAGTCTTCTGGATTGTGCGCCATCTCACCGGTAACAATCGCGGCTATCAGGCACAAGGCGACTGGAACAAACCGGCAACTCTGCGTTTCAGTCAATCCTGATCGGCATTCAGGAAGGCACCAGATTGACCAGCTTTCCAGGCACCACAATCACCCGTCTGGGCGGCTTTCCATCCAACCAGCGCTCGGCCACTTCGCTGGCCAGCGCGAGGCTCTCAAGTGTTTCCTTGTCGCAGTCAGCTGGAACCTGAATGGTTCCACGAACCTTTCCCTTGACCTGAATCACTAGATCAACAGTGTCCTGTAGGAGTGCTTCTGGGTCATGGACCGGCCAGGTCTGGTCATGAACACTGCCCTCTCCACCGAGTCGAACCCAGAATTCCTCTGCAAGGTGCGGTGCAAATGGAGCCAGAAGTCTGATCAGTGCTCCCATCGCCTCCACCTGGACCGGTCTTGATGCTTCAAGTACAGGTCCTGAAAGACTGTTCGAGAGTTTCATCAATTCCGAAATCGCGGTGTTGAACTGGAAATCGCCGCTGAGATCCTCACCCACAGCCTGAATAGCTAGATGTACGGCACGTCGAATTGCTGTTTCTGATTCCGACAGCTCTGCGGGTCTTTCTGTTGAGTTGTTGCTGAATAGTTGATCCGGAGCTGTCACTTTCCTGACGCTGTCCACCAGACGCCAGAGACGTTGAAGAAAGCGGAACTGGCCTTCCACATCGGCGTCATCCCACTCAAGATCCTTCTCCGGTGGTGCTTTGAAAAGGATGAACATCCGAGCTGTGTCCGCTCCATAGCGGTCAATGACCAGTGCTGGGTCGACTCCGTTGTGCTTCGACTTGGACATTTTTTCGAACAGCACCTCAAGTTCCCCTCCGTCGTCGGGGTCAGTGGGAGCATCCTGATCAGCAACCAGAGCCGGAGCGACATATTTCCCGGTACGTGGATTGCGGTAGGTCACCCCTTGCACCATTCCCTGAGTCAACAGCCGCTCGAAGGGCTCACTAACCGTGATCAGTCCGCGATCCTTCAGTTCTTTGGTGAAAAATCTCGAATAGAGCAAGTGCAGAATGGCGTGCTCAATGCCTCCCACGTACTGCTGAACGGGCAGCCAGCGCTTCACGGCCTCATTGTTAAAAGGACGGTCGGAGTTGTGAGGATCAGCAAATCGCAGGAAATACCAGGACGAACACATGAAAGTGTCCATGGTGTCTGTCTCGCGCCTTGCCGGCTTCCCACAGATTGGGCAAGGGACTTTCACCCAGGCATCAAGTGCGGCAAGTGGTGATCCCCCTTTGCCAGCCAGGTTGACGTTTTTTGGAAGAGCCACCGGTAACTGATCCGTTGGAACCGGCTGTGCGCCGCAGTCAGGGCAATGAATGATTGGAATCGGACAACCCCAGTAGCGCTGCCGCGAGATCAGCCAATCTCGAAGCCTGTATTGACGCTTCGCTCGTGCCCATCCATTTGTCGTTCCCAGTTCGGTGATCGACTGCTTGGCCTGGTCATTGCTCTGTCCATCGAACGCTCCGCTGTTCACCAGGGTTCCAGGGCCTGTCCATGCCTCACCGTCGTTGAGGTGTTCATCAGCGCCGTCCACCTGGATCACGCGCTGCACAGGTAGTTCGTAAGTTCGTGCGAAGCGGAAATCGCGTTCGTCATGGGCGGGTACTCCCATCACTGCTCCGGTTCCATAACCCGCCAGGACGTAGTCAGCGACCAAGATCGGCACGGTCTGACCGTTGGCCGGATTCACCGCCTCGGCACCCGTGGCGACACCCCGCTTGGGGCGCTCATCCGCCGTTCGCTCATCGTTCGAAAGCTCGCCGACCAGATCGCGGAAGGCTTCGACCGATTCACGCTGATCGGCAGTGGTGAGAACATCAACCAATGGATGTTCAGGGGCCAGAACGACATAACTGACACCGAAGAGGGTGTCAGCCCTGGTTGTGAACACAGAGATCGTGACGTCGCGGTGGCCTTCCACCTGAAAGTCGATTTCAGCCCCGATCGAGCGTCCGATCCAGTTGGCTTGCATCGTTCGGACCCGTTCAGGCCAACCCTGAAGCAGATTTAGGTCGTCGAGCAGTGAATCCGCGTACTGGGTGATTTTCAAGAACCACTGCTTTAGGTTTTTCTGCTCGACCAGTGCACCGGAACGCCAGGAGCGCCCTTCGGAATCAACTTGCTCGTTAGCAAGCACCGTTTGGTCGATGGGGTCCCAGTTGACAGTTGCTTCTTTCTGGTAGGCCAGGCCTGCTGAATGCAACTCGAGAAAGAGCCACTGCGTCCAGCGGTAATAGTCCTCATGGCATGTGGCCTGTTCTCGTGACCAGTCGATCGATAGCCCCAGACGACCGAGCTGATTGCGCATTTGTTCAATATTTCGGTCCGTCCAGACCCCAGGGTCCACGTTGCGTTCAATCGCCGCGTTTTCAGCAGGCAACCCAAAGGCGTCCCAACCCATCGGATGCAGCACAGCATCACCGCGCATGCGCTGAGCTCTGGCGATCACATCGGTAATCACGTAGTTCCGAACATGCCCCATATGAAGGCTGCCGGAGGGGTATGGAAACATCGAAAGCGCATAAAAGGCCTTCTGGTTTGGCCCTGGCTCTCGCGTTTGATAAAGAGCCTCTTGGTCCCATTTCCGCTGCCACTGTTCCTCGAGGAGTGAGGGGTCGTAGCGGTCGGACAGCCCCGGGGTGGATTCGGGCATGGATGAGGACTGCGGGGCTGTCACATCAGGAGAACACCTGCGAGCGATCGTGACACAGCTTGAGGCCTTTCTCTTGAAGCAGTCCTGAAGTCGCTTAGGCCAGGGGGCGAATGGTGAGCACCGCCAGTCGATTGATCAAGATGGGGTCGTTGCTTTCGTCCTTTTGGAGTGCAAAGTAGTGAGGATCCTGCCAAGCGAGTCGGCCATCCAATCTGCGGCCATCATTCAGCTCGATTCCGAGCACGCGCTGCTCACGAATCCATGACTGAATCAATCGTATACCGGGCAAGCTGGGATCAAAGCCCGTTGAATCCATGATGTGGAAATAAAAAAGACCATGATTCACGCACTCCAGCAAAGACCCATGGCAACGTCAATCAGGCGAGAGCGGTGGGTTGCTCGGTTATCGAGTGATCCTGCAGACTGATCGTGTCCGTGCCTGATAACAAGGCATCAACCTGTCCTACACAATTGAAGTACCGATTACGGTCTTGATCTTTGAAACTAACGCCTGAAACAAGAGAGCAATTGCTCATCTCGCTGACGAATCAGTGGGCGTCCATGTTGGATCAACTTGACGAAGGTGACTTTACTCCTGAAGATTTTTATGAGATCCGTAAAGTGGATTCTGATGATGAACTGGTGAAGGAGAGCGGCTGTCAAACAGATGAGGAACTGAATCAATTCCTAAACGACTGGTATTACAGCGGATTCTGGGTCTCACCTTGATTAACAATGATATTCGAGCTAGCGCCCCTATGATTAGACATTGATAGCTGTATACGTCGTGATTGTTTTAATCGGTTTCAAGGGAGATTAATCGAAATTCGTTGCGATTAAACAGTGCTGCTCAAAATATCGATCAATTCCGAATTTTAGTGTTACTTAAATAGATTCACTTCTTCAATCAGCGTGGAGTAGCCTTTTGCTTAAATACGTATTCAAATAGAAATGATTTTCTCAACAAGGCTATTGAGTTGTGTCGTTTTAGGGCTTCTCCTGGAAGGTTGTCAGTATTTTATGTCTCCTCAGGCAATGCTGGAAGGCACCGAGGCTGATGAGCTTTGTTATCAGTGGAAAGAGGAATCAAAACGTGAAATCATCAAATTCGGTATGGACTATGCGTTATTTAATAGACGCTGTGAGCTGAACTCTGAGCAGTCGTTGTACCTTGGCTATGAGGGTGATTATTTGACTGGCAACCAAGTACAAGACGAGAAAATTATGGAGAATTGGATTGTCGTGAAGACATTCAGTCTTAAGAATTGAAGCTGTGCTGGAGACTGCCTGGCCCATCGATCGCGAGCTTCTTGCAGGCAAATCAAAGTTATCGATCAACGTATCGTTTGATTCGTCTTTGTGCTGCAATCATCTGATCAATGCAACACGTTTGTCTGCCGCTACCATTAAATTAGCGGCGATTTTGCTAAGAATTCCGTGTTGAATTTTTTACTCCTGCTCATCTTGCCTCTCGTGGCAATGCTCGGAGGTTGGGCAATTCTCTCATCAACAACCTGAATTGAGAGCTCATAGGGGTGGAGATAGGAAACAGGGATCGGCCCGGTTTGAGTTCTGGAGTCGCATTCAGCTGAACAGGGTTGGATGTTGAATATCAATTCTTCAAATCCTGTAACGTGTTGGTATCACAGGAATATTCTGAATGCTGACGTTCAGTAAATATCAAGGGCTCGGCAACGACTTCATTTTGATGGAGGGACGTTCCGGACAATTGCCCGCCGAGATTCATACCCCCGATCCAAGCTGGGTCCAACGCCTTTGTGATCGACGCTTCGGCATTGGAGCTGATGGATTGATCCTGGCTCTTCCTCCGGAGAACGATGCTGAGCTGCGCATGCGCATCTTCAATGCCGATGGGTCTGAAGCAGAGATGTGCGGCAATGGAATTCGTTGTCTTGCTCGCTTCCTCGCTGACAGCGATGGAGATGGTCCGGGACGTCGATGGTCGATCGAGACCCCCGCTGGTCTGATCATTCCGGAACTTCAGAATGATGGCCAGATCCGTGTGGATATGGGAGGTCCCTTTTTGGAGCCTGACTCTGTCCCCACCACCCTCTTAGCTGATGTAACCGGACTGCCTGTGGGTGATCTCAACCTTGGTGGTGACACTGTTGGACTTGCCGCAGTGGGTATGGGAAATCCCCATGCGATCGTTCCCGTCGACGATCTCAACTCCATCCCTTTTGAGCGCTGGGGGGCAGAGCTGGAGTGCCACCAGGTGTTTCCGGCCAAGACCAATGTGCATTTTCTGAAAGTTCACGGACGCTCTCAACTTGAAATCAGAGTGTGGGAACGAGGAGCCGGTCCCACACTTGCCTGTGGTACAGGCGCCTGCGCAACGCTTGTGGCTGCTGTTCTGCTCGGTCTCAGCGACCGGGAAGCGACTGTTGAGTTGCCGGGTGGCCCTCTTCAGATCAGCTGGAAGAACAACGCTGCATCGGTGTTCATGACTGGTCCTGCCGTTTCCGTGTTCGATGGTGTTCTCAATCCTGATCTCATCCCATTTCAGGCTTCAATCACTGACCTCAGCATTGATGAAGCATCTGTGGTGAAAGCGGAACAAGCTGCGCCACTCCAAGCAGCCAATCATGAGTCCGACAACAGCCAATCAGCTGATGCATGTTCAGAGGAGGAAGCCCAGTCCAGAGCTCAGAAGTTTCTTGCCTCTAACTCCCTGGATTCGATGATCAACATCGCCACTGAATCCCTAGAACAGCGAACGCTTTCGCGTCTCCAACGCGATACCCAACCCTGAGAGCCGTGTGATTTATCTCGATGCCTGCGCCACGGCCCCCCTAAGGCCTGGGGTACTGCAACGCATGATCGAGACCCAGGATCAAGCCTGGGCTAATCCTTCCAGTCTGCATGGCTTCGGTCTAAAAGCCTCTGAATCGCTTGAGAGAGCTCGTTCTCAGATTGCTGCAAACCTTTGTGCAGATCACCAGGATGTGGTCTTCACCTCTGGTGCCACTGAATCCATTCATCTCGCGCTTCATGGGCTTGCTGCCTCATGTTCACCGGGCCGGATTGTGATCTCATCGGTGGAACATCCCGCCGTCTCCGGAGCAGCTCATCTGCTGTCCATGAGTGGCTGGGACGTGACCGAATGGCCTGTTGATCAGCTGGGCAGGGTCAGACTCGAGCTTCTAGACCAGTTGCTGGCGCCACCTACCAAGATGGTCTCTTTGGTTTGGGGGCAGGGTGAAGTCGGCACGATCCAACCTCTGCTGAGCGTTGCAGACGCTTGCAGATCTAGGGGGATTCCCATTCACACCGATGCAACCCAGGTCATGAGCCAGGCACTTCCGAGCTGGAAGCAGTTACCCGTTGATTTACTGAGCTGCTCGGCCCACAAGTGTGGGGGACCTCGAGGGATCGGCCTGCTGATGACTCGTGAATCGCACCGCTCGACTCTGGAGCCGCTCTTTTCGGGGGGGGGGCAGGAGGGAGGCCTCAGGAGTGGTACTGAATCAGTTGTTTTGGTTGCCGGCATGGCCGCTGCGCTGGATCAGATCGAATGTTGTCCTCCAGTCGATCTCGCTCGATCAGGACAGGGCATCGCTGACCTGCGAGACGCTTTACGCGACCAATTGCTCAGGGATGAACGGCTGACGCTCTGTGGAGATCCAAAGAATCGACTGCCTCACCATCTGTCACTGCTGGTGAGCGATTACAACGGCAAGCCTGTCTCAGGGCGTGGTCTAGTTCGCTGTCTTGATGCGTGCGGATTGGCGGTGAGCAGCGGCAGTGCCTGTTCCTCTGGAAAGGACAGCGACAGCCCTGTCTTGGTCGCCATGGGCACTCCAGTGACCATGCGCCGATCCAGCATCCGAATCAGCCTCGGTCCGTGGATTGAACACAAGCTGCTTGATGAGATTCTGCAGCGCTTTCATGCCGGACTAGAGCAGGCACTCAGCAGTTGATGCTCCAGCGGCAGTACGCTCCGCCCCAATGATCTGACAGACCCTGTTGAGCGCCGTTCTTCCCGCAGATTTATCCGAAGCTGAACAGCGGACTTTCGTGGCTCTCTGTGAGGTCCTCAGCACCAAACGTCGTGGCCGCTGGCAAGTGACCTGGAAGTTTGAGGGCCTTCGTCTACTCGGACCCTCCATCCGACTGACTCAGGCCTTGAGGGATAGCGGTATCAGCCTGTTGCTGGCCTGGCCAGATGCAGGCGCTGCAGCCCTCGCTAAGCGTGATGGACCTGACATTGCTGAGTGCTGCGTCGATCTGAATCAGCTGCAACGCGACCCTGCCTGGGCTGGGCGTGGTGATCTCTTACTGATTGTTGGCGCTCAACCAAGCGATTACGAAACAGTTGAAGCGATCTGCGCTCAGTGGTTTGAACCGGTTGTGTTGTTGAACAGCCGTTTGGAAGATGCTGCAGTCGGAATCGGCAGCGTGGCTCGTCAGCGACGAAAGGGATTTATGTCCACCTGGCAATCGGCCTTTCATTTGGAACCCTTTTTGCAAGGAGCTCTGTTGCAGGAACATCAGCAGCAGTGGGACCTCTTCAGACAGGACTCGGACGGATATCGCTGGGTACAGCAATTCGATGCCCGTCCAGATCAGGAACAGATAGACGAGGCTCTTGCCAGTGCAGGGGATGGTTTGAGACAGACCCTCGGGGCGATGGATCGTTTCATCGACGATCTGCGTGGTTGATACCCAGGCCCATCACTTTTAGTGTTGCCGTCTCAAGCTCACTCCTATGGCCTTCTCTGATCGCCTTCGATCAATGTCCATCATCGACGCAGCCGCAGTGGTTGTTGCTCTGGTGGCTGTCGGAGGTGTGTTGTGGAGTCCGAAGCTCAGTAACACCGTCGCCAGGGCTACAGGGGCCATCCAACCGGTGGAGGTCACTGTGGATGTCCGCAACACCAGTGCTGCGGATCCGGATCAGTTGATCGCGGAAGCTCTGAAATCAGGTCGTACATCCCTGGTGATCCGTAATCAGCCAGCTGGGAGTGTGCAACTGATCAGAATCGATGACATCAGACGTCAGCTTGCATCTGTTCTTCCTGATGGCAGCGTTGTGATGGCTGATGACCCCAACAGGGAGATCCAAGGCATGCTCGATGCCCGTTTCGTTCTCCAGGGAGACGCCACAGTCACCTCGTCCGGTGTTGTCATCGCAGGAACAAAGCTCAAAGTGGGAATTCCTGTAGAACTTGAAGGCCGTTTTTATCGGGTGAACGGAATCGTCAGTGGAGTCTCCGTGCAATGAGAACCATGTTCGTCACCTCTGGATTTTTACTGATTCCTCTGGCCATGCCTGTGGCCGCCAGACAAGTTGATCCGCTGAATATCCCGCCGCCGCCACCAACAGAGCAACCATTCCCCCAGCTGCAGCGTGGTCGTTCTTGCCCAGCTCTTGTCAAAGCTCTTAGAACCAATCTTGGAAGCGAAGCAAGAGTCTGGTCCGTCACTGTTCTCAATAGCGATGGAGATGTTCTTGGGGACGTCAACGGTTCCGTCCCGAGAATTCCAGCGTCCAATCAAAAGTTGATCAGTACGGCCTATGCCCTTGATCGACTTGGCCCTGATTTCCGATTGAAAACCCAGCTGATTCAGAGGTCAGACGGCTCGATGGAGTTGAACGGCCAGGGAGATCCAGATCTTGGAATCGCAGGTCTTCAACGGTTTGTTCTTGCCGCTCTTCGTCAGGGTGGCGCCAGAGGCAACTCTGTGGAGGCCGTCAAACTGATGGTGCGAGAGGAGCCTCGTAGCAACTGGTGGCCAAGCGATTGGCACCCTGCCGATCGTGGTTATGCCTATGGCGCTCCGATTACGCGTCTGGCTCTGACCAGCAATGCCGTTGGTGGTGCCGTAAGCGATCCCTATTTGCGCCTGCAACGACTGTTCCAGCAAGAAGCGATGCGACGCGGCGGAACGGTTCAGATCCAGAGGGGGCAGCCTCTTATTGGAACGATTTCAGCTGTGCATCAGGAGAACGTGGTGCTGCATGAGGAGAGTTCTGCTCCCATGCATGCACTGCTCAGTCTTGCCAACACTGAGAGCCATAATTTCACCGCTGAGGTGCTCCTGCGCCAGGCTTCAGGAGTCTGGGACGTCAGGGCGGCTTCCCGTGCAACGGAGCGCTGGATGGTCGAGCAGGGGTTGCCGATTCAGGGGCTACGAGTGGCCGACGGCAGTGGATTGTCACGCAACAATCGGGTCACGAGCAACACAATTGCAGCTCTGCTGATGCGTATGGATCAACATCCGTACTCCGCTTACTACCAGGCCTCAATGGCCATTGCAGGGCAGAGGGGCACTCTGCGCAATCTTTACCGAGGTTCCGTTCTTGATGGACGCTTCAGAGGCAAGACAGGAACCATCAGCGGCGTTCGAAGCATTTCTGGTTACCTACAAACCGTGGACGGTCCCAGATACGTGAGCATGATTTCCAACGGATCTGTGAGCCCCAACACGGTGATGGGGCAAATCCTGCGATCGGTCCAGAGGTTCAGCCCATGCCCCTCATCTTTCGCACCCGCGAAGCGGCCCGACGTGCTCGGCTGATCGGAACGGTCTTGCCATCTTTGGCATCAACCTCGGATGGATCTTGACGTCCGGTTTGGATTTTCACTAATTCTTGGCGTCCGGCCAGGACCACTTGAGCCATCTCCTTGAGCCTCTGCTCGAGTTCACCGAGGGTCTGTTCGGCATAACGGTTTGCTCCATCCTGCACATTCCCAGCTTCTTGACGGCTCCGCTGAATCAGCGATTCACACTGTTGCTGTGTCTGCTGTCTGAACTGGAGAGCATCTTGGTGAAGTCGCTCGGCTTCAGTCTGAGCTTCTTTCTGCAACCGAAGTCCTTCAACACGAATTTGCTCGAGCTCCTGGAGTGACTGCTGGCGATTGCGCTCATGTTGCTCGGTCAGCTGTCGCTTAAGTTCATTGGCTTCCTGATCAAGTTGTTGCCGTCGTTGCAACGACTCCTGCTCAAGCTGTTGGCGACGGGACGCAAACTGCTGCTCAAGCTGCGCATGCTTCGACTGCATGTCCTGCTCCATCTGGGCGGACTGCTGACGGACGCCCTGCAACATCTGTTCGCACTGTTGGCGAACCTGTTCACGCATGTCGTTGACCTGACGTTCCGCTTCCTGACGGATCGACGCTTGGGCAAGAAGCTGTTCGCGTTGTTGCTGGGCTTTGTTGACGATCTCGTCGGCCTGAGCTCGGGCAGTGGAAATGAACTCATCACGCTTTTGGAGCAGCTGATCGGCCTGCTCGACTTGGCCGGGCACTGCTTCTCGGACCGCGTCAAGCAACTCAACAGCATCCTGCTCGTTAACGAGCCTTCCGCCGCTGAAGGGAACGCGACTTCCCTCCAGAACGATCTCCTCGAGCTGGTCGAGCTGGTCGAGTACGGAGAACCGGATCTCGCTCATCGCTGCGGTTGGTTGAAAGCCGAATTAAAGAACCTCATGAGGTCCTCCGCCACCACCGGGGGGACCATATGGTCGACAGATCCCCCGAAACGGGCCACTTCCTTCACCACAGAACTGCTGAGAAA
Above is a window of Synechococcus sp. BIOS-U3-1 DNA encoding:
- a CDS encoding glucose-6-phosphate isomerase codes for the protein MSFPDFSATDAQIQWQRFCDLLWHHEDLGMWLDVSRMHLNNAQLEELTPRLEKAFEAMKALENGAIANADESRQVGHYWLRHPQLAPDPEVSQHIASEIDQIEQFGKAVINGTIKSPTGQPFTDVLWIGIGGSGLGPLLMIRALQDKGVGLPFHFFDNVDPNGMSRVLSELGDVLRTTLVVTVSKSGGTAEPHMGMEQARHRIKAVGGNWSAQAVAITMADSKLDQQAVDEQWLQRFDMFDWVGGRTSITSAVGLVSGALIGSDIRSFLAGASQMDEATRESDVRRNPAALMAAAWYSAGEGKGKRDMVVLPYRDRLEVFSRYLQQLVMESLGKRLDRNGDVVHQGIAVYGNKGSTDQHAYVQQLRDGVDNFFVTFIEVLRDVEDIPEINGERPGDFLDGFLQGTRSALTEGGRQSLSISMRQFDARRLGALIALFERAVGFYGELVNINAYHQPGVEAGKKAAAAILKLQLQVEEVLSDGVSRSVVEIQQAIGEGSVEAVFWIVRHLTGNNRGYQAQGDWNKPATLRFSQS
- the leuS gene encoding leucine--tRNA ligase, with product MTAPQSSSMPESTPGLSDRYDPSLLEEQWQRKWDQEALYQTREPGPNQKAFYALSMFPYPSGSLHMGHVRNYVITDVIARAQRMRGDAVLHPMGWDAFGLPAENAAIERNVDPGVWTDRNIEQMRNQLGRLGLSIDWSREQATCHEDYYRWTQWLFLELHSAGLAYQKEATVNWDPIDQTVLANEQVDSEGRSWRSGALVEQKNLKQWFLKITQYADSLLDDLNLLQGWPERVRTMQANWIGRSIGAEIDFQVEGHRDVTISVFTTRADTLFGVSYVVLAPEHPLVDVLTTADQRESVEAFRDLVGELSNDERTADERPKRGVATGAEAVNPANGQTVPILVADYVLAGYGTGAVMGVPAHDERDFRFARTYELPVQRVIQVDGADEHLNDGEAWTGPGTLVNSGAFDGQSNDQAKQSITELGTTNGWARAKRQYRLRDWLISRQRYWGCPIPIIHCPDCGAQPVPTDQLPVALPKNVNLAGKGGSPLAALDAWVKVPCPICGKPARRETDTMDTFMCSSWYFLRFADPHNSDRPFNNEAVKRWLPVQQYVGGIEHAILHLLYSRFFTKELKDRGLITVSEPFERLLTQGMVQGVTYRNPRTGKYVAPALVADQDAPTDPDDGGELEVLFEKMSKSKHNGVDPALVIDRYGADTARMFILFKAPPEKDLEWDDADVEGQFRFLQRLWRLVDSVRKVTAPDQLFSNNSTERPAELSESETAIRRAVHLAIQAVGEDLSGDFQFNTAISELMKLSNSLSGPVLEASRPVQVEAMGALIRLLAPFAPHLAEEFWVRLGGEGSVHDQTWPVHDPEALLQDTVDLVIQVKGKVRGTIQVPADCDKETLESLALASEVAERWLDGKPPRRVIVVPGKLVNLVPS
- a CDS encoding Hfq-related RNA-binding protein, which translates into the protein MPGIRLIQSWIREQRVLGIELNDGRRLDGRLAWQDPHYFALQKDESNDPILINRLAVLTIRPLA
- the dapF gene encoding diaminopimelate epimerase, yielding MLTFSKYQGLGNDFILMEGRSGQLPAEIHTPDPSWVQRLCDRRFGIGADGLILALPPENDAELRMRIFNADGSEAEMCGNGIRCLARFLADSDGDGPGRRWSIETPAGLIIPELQNDGQIRVDMGGPFLEPDSVPTTLLADVTGLPVGDLNLGGDTVGLAAVGMGNPHAIVPVDDLNSIPFERWGAELECHQVFPAKTNVHFLKVHGRSQLEIRVWERGAGPTLACGTGACATLVAAVLLGLSDREATVELPGGPLQISWKNNAASVFMTGPAVSVFDGVLNPDLIPFQASITDLSIDEASVVKAEQAAPLQAANHESDNSQSADACSEEEAQSRAQKFLASNSLDSMINIATESLEQRTLSRLQRDTQP
- a CDS encoding cysteine desulfurase family protein — translated: MIYLDACATAPLRPGVLQRMIETQDQAWANPSSLHGFGLKASESLERARSQIAANLCADHQDVVFTSGATESIHLALHGLAASCSPGRIVISSVEHPAVSGAAHLLSMSGWDVTEWPVDQLGRVRLELLDQLLAPPTKMVSLVWGQGEVGTIQPLLSVADACRSRGIPIHTDATQVMSQALPSWKQLPVDLLSCSAHKCGGPRGIGLLMTRESHRSTLEPLFSGGGQEGGLRSGTESVVLVAGMAAALDQIECCPPVDLARSGQGIADLRDALRDQLLRDERLTLCGDPKNRLPHHLSLLVSDYNGKPVSGRGLVRCLDACGLAVSSGSACSSGKDSDSPVLVAMGTPVTMRRSSIRISLGPWIEHKLLDEILQRFHAGLEQALSS
- a CDS encoding DUF1995 family protein; the encoded protein is MSAVLPADLSEAEQRTFVALCEVLSTKRRGRWQVTWKFEGLRLLGPSIRLTQALRDSGISLLLAWPDAGAAALAKRDGPDIAECCVDLNQLQRDPAWAGRGDLLLIVGAQPSDYETVEAICAQWFEPVVLLNSRLEDAAVGIGSVARQRRKGFMSTWQSAFHLEPFLQGALLQEHQQQWDLFRQDSDGYRWVQQFDARPDQEQIDEALASAGDGLRQTLGAMDRFIDDLRG
- a CDS encoding DUF4330 domain-containing protein translates to MAFSDRLRSMSIIDAAAVVVALVAVGGVLWSPKLSNTVARATGAIQPVEVTVDVRNTSAADPDQLIAEALKSGRTSLVIRNQPAGSVQLIRIDDIRRQLASVLPDGSVVMADDPNREIQGMLDARFVLQGDATVTSSGVVIAGTKLKVGIPVELEGRFYRVNGIVSGVSVQ
- a CDS encoding D-alanyl-D-alanine carboxypeptidase/D-alanyl-D-alanine-endopeptidase; translation: MRTMFVTSGFLLIPLAMPVAARQVDPLNIPPPPPTEQPFPQLQRGRSCPALVKALRTNLGSEARVWSVTVLNSDGDVLGDVNGSVPRIPASNQKLISTAYALDRLGPDFRLKTQLIQRSDGSMELNGQGDPDLGIAGLQRFVLAALRQGGARGNSVEAVKLMVREEPRSNWWPSDWHPADRGYAYGAPITRLALTSNAVGGAVSDPYLRLQRLFQQEAMRRGGTVQIQRGQPLIGTISAVHQENVVLHEESSAPMHALLSLANTESHNFTAEVLLRQASGVWDVRAASRATERWMVEQGLPIQGLRVADGSGLSRNNRVTSNTIAALLMRMDQHPYSAYYQASMAIAGQRGTLRNLYRGSVLDGRFRGKTGTISGVRSISGYLQTVDGPRYVSMISNGSVSPNTVMGQILRSVQRFSPCPSSFAPAKRPDVLG